One Thalassospira marina DNA window includes the following coding sequences:
- a CDS encoding COX15/CtaA family protein, whose protein sequence is MSRSVSPTLQPTASLTDMTAPQPHRAVAMWLFFCAFMVFVMVVIGGLTRLTESGLSIVEWHPFTGIIPPLNEADWQRLYEEYSRYPEFQKVNGWMSVADFKSIFWLEFIHRLWGRLIGVVFFVPFVWFLVKRSIDGTTKWKLAGLFVLGGLQGVMGWYMVMSGLVDRPDVSQYRLTAHFGLALVIFIALLWVGLGQYAPRPVATAKSRRILGVLALVVFTALSGGFVAGTNAGFIYNTFPMMDGHLIPNGLFAFDPAWMSPFEDLKTIQFDHRWLAKLTFFVVLFFWWRTTRQDLASDQKKACHLMLAAVCLQVALGISTLLSVVWLPLGVLHQAGAVVLITATTFCAYKLRDPA, encoded by the coding sequence ATGTCGCGCAGTGTTTCCCCCACCCTTCAGCCCACCGCCAGCCTGACCGATATGACAGCCCCACAGCCGCACCGTGCTGTTGCCATGTGGCTGTTTTTCTGTGCCTTCATGGTTTTTGTCATGGTGGTGATTGGCGGCCTGACCCGCCTGACCGAATCAGGCCTGTCGATTGTGGAATGGCACCCCTTTACCGGCATCATCCCCCCGTTAAACGAGGCCGACTGGCAACGCCTGTACGAGGAATACAGCCGCTACCCCGAATTCCAGAAGGTCAATGGCTGGATGTCGGTGGCGGATTTCAAATCGATTTTCTGGCTGGAATTCATTCATCGCCTGTGGGGGCGGTTAATTGGCGTGGTGTTTTTTGTGCCCTTTGTCTGGTTTCTGGTGAAACGCAGCATTGATGGCACCACCAAATGGAAACTGGCAGGACTGTTTGTATTAGGCGGCTTGCAGGGTGTTATGGGCTGGTACATGGTCATGAGCGGCCTGGTAGATCGCCCCGATGTCAGCCAGTATCGCCTAACCGCGCATTTCGGGCTGGCACTTGTTATTTTCATTGCCCTTTTGTGGGTTGGCCTGGGCCAATATGCCCCGCGCCCGGTGGCAACTGCGAAATCCCGGCGCATTCTGGGTGTGCTGGCACTGGTGGTTTTTACCGCCCTTTCTGGCGGGTTTGTTGCCGGGACCAATGCGGGTTTTATTTATAATACCTTTCCGATGATGGACGGGCATTTGATCCCGAATGGTCTTTTTGCCTTTGACCCCGCCTGGATGTCCCCGTTCGAGGATTTGAAAACCATCCAGTTTGATCACCGCTGGCTTGCCAAACTGACCTTTTTTGTCGTGCTGTTTTTCTGGTGGCGCACCACCCGGCAAGACCTTGCCAGCGATCAGAAAAAGGCCTGCCACCTGATGCTGGCTGCGGTTTGCCTGCAGGTGGCACTGGGCATTTCAACATTGCTAAGCGTTGTGTGGCTGCCGCTGGGTGTATTGCACCAGGCGGGGGCAGTGGTGCTGATCACCGCCACCACCTTTTGCGCCTACAAGCTGCGTGATCCTGCCTAA
- a CDS encoding precorrin-2 dehydrogenase/sirohydrochlorin ferrochelatase family protein, translated as MFPINLDLGRLSVALVGNGEATLNRLRQLDGDGAKFVTVYSEDPSTDLAEQAGDRLHRYLPNSADINAVAVMFVVDLPEAKAAELATTARAVGTIVNVEDVKDYCDFFNPARVQRGDLVITVSTNGASPRLAGRIRRAIENWLSPQWGERLGELANQRAKWRKSGADMKQLVRLTDDYIDRRGWL; from the coding sequence ATGTTTCCCATCAATCTGGACCTGGGCCGCCTGTCGGTGGCACTGGTTGGCAACGGCGAGGCTACGCTGAACCGTTTGCGCCAGCTTGACGGTGATGGGGCCAAATTTGTCACCGTTTATAGCGAAGACCCAAGTACCGACCTGGCCGAACAGGCGGGCGACCGCCTGCACCGCTATCTGCCCAATTCAGCCGACATCAATGCTGTTGCCGTCATGTTTGTGGTGGATCTGCCCGAAGCCAAGGCAGCCGAACTTGCCACAACCGCCCGCGCCGTTGGCACGATCGTCAATGTCGAGGACGTAAAGGACTATTGCGATTTTTTTAACCCGGCCCGTGTGCAGCGCGGCGATCTGGTTATCACGGTTTCGACCAATGGTGCCAGCCCGCGTCTGGCTGGTCGTATTCGCAGGGCGATTGAAAACTGGTTGTCGCCGCAATGGGGCGAACGGCTGGGTGAACTGGCGAACCAGCGCGCCAAATGGCGCAAGTCCGGTGCCGATATGAAACAGCTTGTCCGTCTGACGGATGACTATATTGACCGGCGGGGGTGGTTGTAA
- a CDS encoding phosphoadenylyl-sulfate reductase: MRVMREDDIVTGGSMTVDETTERARKLLDRYGHLQGISLIEPMVHEEFAGKITMTSSFGTEAAALLALVAEVDPNLPVIFLDTRKLFGETHRYREQLVDQLGLTNIRIMRPDEEKLKAEDPDGMLFAKDGNRCCFIRKVEPLQRALQGYDAWLTGRKRFHGGERGALPVIETAGTRIKVNPLAGYNRQDIEDIFENRALPRHPLEADGYMSIGCMPCTDRVDPNVSDVRAGRWAGQDKTECGIHYII; this comes from the coding sequence ATGCGCGTGATGAGAGAGGACGACATTGTAACCGGCGGCAGCATGACGGTGGATGAAACCACCGAACGTGCGCGCAAACTGCTGGACCGTTACGGCCATTTGCAGGGCATTTCCCTGATTGAACCCATGGTTCACGAGGAATTTGCCGGTAAAATCACCATGACCTCGTCCTTCGGGACCGAGGCCGCAGCCCTTTTGGCCCTGGTGGCAGAAGTGGACCCGAACCTGCCGGTGATTTTCCTTGATACCCGCAAGCTGTTTGGCGAAACGCACCGTTACCGCGAACAGCTGGTTGATCAGCTTGGCCTGACCAATATCCGCATCATGCGCCCGGATGAAGAAAAGCTGAAAGCCGAAGACCCGGACGGAATGCTGTTTGCCAAGGATGGCAATCGCTGCTGCTTTATCCGCAAGGTTGAACCGCTTCAGCGTGCCTTGCAGGGCTATGATGCCTGGCTGACCGGGCGCAAGCGCTTTCATGGTGGTGAACGCGGTGCCCTGCCGGTCATTGAAACCGCAGGAACCCGCATCAAGGTTAACCCGCTGGCCGGTTATAACCGCCAGGATATCGAAGATATCTTCGAAAACCGGGCCTTGCCGCGCCACCCGCTGGAAGCCGACGGCTATATGTCAATCGGCTGCATGCCGTGTACGGATCGTGTTGACCCGAATGTTTCGGATGTCCGTGCTGGCCGCTGGGCCGGGCAGGACAAAACCGAATGCGGCATTCACTACATCATCTGA
- a CDS encoding amidohydrolase → MAVQNSSPAPAADNAPGATVLARPETPFMLIHDNGGKGIIRTVANGDGNATTSALVIFGDQILFSGSLEDAQSAAQSIASKNADIPALQTIALADGQCVIPGLIEPHVHITTSPMMMDWINYSPFGDTALGDPAGTDDPSVEMEAQNLRPEYCLGKLTDALKADVAKLKADPKKDGWWLLGDGVDTSLMSDFPSKSDNLTLLNCIDKTFLDPIDGQTPIMLVSASEHTAYVNTPALKAMWANPALHEKLKAAYKTEQAFLDNSSGVLQEMEQIIPALTSINKAQIEHLIANLPGNLIKMFKVAQKRGVTLLYDAGMQASFARMIKLTLQGQKILHPKWPSPRIGMAHLVSKIDDIPSDSIFAKPTHPSVSHPYETGSLNFYYGSLKIVSDGSNQGLTGYQIDPYCCPPEKNYGLYNFPLDDGLPHTGTPTGAPREFLQLVGAAWKKNWPLMIHANGERAIDYALQAFEEAATANSDIAADSLRNRIEHCSLLTDERLERIKKTNIHPSYLIGHVGYWGWTFSNYIFKEKAAEQLDRCNSSIARDICFSLHSDCAVSPLGPLRMMEQAVTRKMEGDPDAGVLNAQERITSAQALAAATFNAAWQCHADHLIGSLEIGKLADLVILAQDPVKMDGETAYLKMRDIAVQSVYIGGRSALDQ, encoded by the coding sequence ATGGCTGTTCAAAACTCATCCCCGGCACCGGCAGCAGATAATGCGCCGGGGGCAACTGTACTGGCACGGCCTGAAACGCCCTTTATGCTGATCCATGATAATGGCGGCAAAGGCATTATTCGCACCGTTGCCAATGGCGATGGCAATGCCACCACCAGCGCGCTGGTTATTTTTGGCGACCAGATTTTGTTTTCGGGCAGCCTTGAAGATGCGCAAAGTGCGGCACAATCCATTGCCAGCAAAAACGCCGATATTCCGGCCCTGCAGACCATCGCACTTGCCGATGGGCAATGCGTGATCCCGGGGCTGATCGAGCCCCATGTACATATCACCACGTCGCCAATGATGATGGACTGGATCAATTATTCGCCCTTTGGCGACACGGCCCTGGGTGATCCTGCCGGGACGGATGACCCGTCTGTTGAAATGGAAGCGCAAAACCTGCGGCCTGAATATTGCCTGGGCAAGCTGACCGATGCATTGAAGGCGGATGTGGCAAAATTGAAGGCCGATCCGAAAAAAGATGGCTGGTGGTTGCTGGGCGATGGGGTTGATACCTCGCTGATGAGCGATTTTCCCAGCAAAAGCGATAATCTCACCCTGCTGAACTGCATTGATAAGACCTTCCTTGATCCGATTGATGGTCAAACCCCGATCATGCTGGTTTCCGCATCCGAACATACGGCCTATGTCAACACCCCGGCCCTAAAAGCGATGTGGGCAAACCCGGCCCTGCATGAAAAACTGAAGGCGGCATACAAAACCGAACAGGCCTTCCTGGATAATTCATCGGGCGTGTTGCAGGAAATGGAACAAATCATTCCCGCCCTGACATCGATCAACAAAGCCCAGATCGAACATCTGATTGCCAACCTGCCGGGCAATCTGATCAAGATGTTTAAAGTGGCCCAAAAGCGCGGCGTGACCCTGCTTTATGATGCCGGGATGCAGGCAAGCTTTGCCCGGATGATCAAACTGACCCTGCAGGGCCAGAAAATCCTGCATCCGAAATGGCCAAGCCCACGCATCGGCATGGCGCATCTGGTCAGCAAAATTGACGATATCCCCAGTGACAGCATCTTTGCCAAGCCGACCCATCCCAGTGTTAGCCATCCCTATGAAACCGGTTCGCTGAATTTCTATTATGGCAGCCTGAAAATCGTTTCGGACGGCTCCAACCAGGGGCTGACCGGCTATCAGATCGATCCCTATTGCTGCCCGCCGGAAAAGAATTATGGCCTTTATAACTTCCCGCTTGATGATGGCCTGCCCCACACCGGCACGCCCACCGGCGCCCCGCGCGAATTTTTGCAGCTTGTTGGGGCGGCGTGGAAAAAGAACTGGCCGTTAATGATCCATGCCAACGGCGAACGCGCCATTGATTATGCCCTGCAGGCGTTTGAAGAAGCCGCCACCGCCAATAGCGATATCGCAGCGGACAGCCTGCGCAACCGGATCGAACATTGCTCGCTTCTCACAGACGAGCGGCTGGAGCGGATCAAAAAAACCAATATCCATCCCAGCTATCTTATCGGGCATGTCGGTTATTGGGGATGGACATTCAGCAACTATATTTTCAAGGAAAAGGCAGCCGAACAGCTTGATCGCTGCAATAGCAGCATCGCGCGCGATATCTGTTTCAGCCTGCATAGCGATTGCGCGGTATCACCGCTTGGCCCGCTTCGCATGATGGAACAGGCTGTTACCCGCAAAATGGAAGGTGATCCCGATGCCGGCGTATTAAATGCGCAGGAACGCATCACATCGGCACAGGCCCTGGCAGCAGCAACCTTTAACGCCGCCTGGCAATGCCATGCCGATCATTTGATCGGGTCACTTGAAATCGGCAAGCTGGCCGACCTTGTCATTCTGGCGCAGGACCCGGTCAAAATGGATGGTGAAACCGCCTATCTGAAAATGCGCGATATCGCCGTTCAAAGCGTTTATATCGGCGGCCGCAGCGCACTTGATCAGTGA
- a CDS encoding DUF2256 domain-containing protein: MKKKSDLPTKTCPICQRSFAWRKKWKDCWQEVKYCSERCRRNRKGEAPEAAKTVKSTDTSRTHFTQS; this comes from the coding sequence ATGAAGAAAAAATCCGACCTGCCCACCAAAACCTGCCCCATCTGCCAGCGCAGCTTTGCCTGGCGCAAAAAATGGAAAGATTGCTGGCAGGAGGTCAAATACTGTTCCGAACGGTGCCGGCGAAATCGCAAAGGTGAAGCCCCCGAAGCCGCGAAGACGGTTAAAAGCACAGACACGTCCCGAACGCATTTTACCCAATCCTGA
- a CDS encoding cryptochrome/photolyase family protein codes for MGTLRVILGDQLSQTITSLAGCDKSRDVILMCEVWDEATYVAHHKKKIAFLFSAMRHFAHNLQKAGYKVDYTKLDDGENAGSFQGEVKRAIARHSIDRIIITHPGEYRVLQDIETWQETFGLPVEIREDDRFLCGLDEFRDWAKGRKQLRMEFFYREMRKKHGILLENGNPAGGQWNFDAENRKPPKDGLDIPTPHQSRPDDITSEVLDLVEARFDSHFGDLHPFHFAVTRQQALNALDQFITQRLSQFGDYQDAMIQNQPWMFHSHLAFYLNCGLLLPLECIRAAENAWHRGDAPLNAVEGFIRQILGWREYVRGVYWLKMPGYGDENFFAANAPLPEFYWSANTKMNCLRQCVLETRKNAYAHHIQRLMVLGNFALLAGVSPAEVNEWFLIVYADAFEWVEMPNVSGMILFADGGFLASKPYAAGGGYISKMSNYCDNCSYQVGKKNGPKACPFNYLYWDFLARNRAKLADNQRVGMMYKTYDRMGDDKKQAITDDASRFLKSLS; via the coding sequence ATGGGGACTTTGCGCGTCATTCTGGGGGATCAGCTTTCCCAAACCATCACCAGCCTTGCGGGATGTGATAAATCCCGCGACGTGATTTTGATGTGCGAGGTCTGGGACGAAGCCACCTATGTCGCCCATCACAAAAAGAAAATCGCCTTCCTGTTTTCGGCCATGCGCCACTTTGCCCATAACCTGCAAAAGGCTGGATATAAGGTTGATTACACCAAACTCGATGACGGCGAAAATGCCGGGTCTTTTCAGGGTGAAGTAAAACGTGCCATCGCCCGGCACAGCATAGATCGCATCATCATCACCCATCCCGGCGAATACCGCGTGTTACAGGATATCGAAACCTGGCAGGAAACCTTTGGCCTGCCCGTCGAGATCCGCGAGGATGACCGGTTCCTGTGTGGCCTTGATGAATTTCGCGACTGGGCAAAAGGGCGCAAACAGTTGCGCATGGAATTCTTCTATCGCGAGATGCGCAAAAAGCACGGCATCCTGCTGGAAAATGGCAATCCGGCGGGCGGGCAATGGAATTTTGATGCCGAAAACCGCAAGCCCCCGAAAGACGGGCTTGATATCCCCACCCCGCATCAATCCCGGCCTGATGACATTACCAGCGAGGTGCTGGATCTGGTCGAAGCCCGCTTTGACAGCCATTTTGGCGATTTGCACCCCTTTCATTTTGCGGTGACGCGCCAGCAGGCACTAAACGCGCTTGATCAGTTTATCACCCAGCGTCTGTCACAGTTTGGCGATTATCAGGATGCCATGATCCAGAACCAGCCCTGGATGTTTCATTCCCATCTGGCGTTCTATTTGAATTGCGGGCTGTTATTACCGCTGGAATGTATTCGCGCGGCCGAAAATGCCTGGCACCGGGGCGATGCGCCCCTAAACGCGGTCGAGGGTTTTATTCGCCAGATTTTGGGCTGGCGGGAATATGTGCGTGGCGTTTACTGGCTGAAAATGCCGGGTTATGGCGATGAAAACTTCTTTGCGGCCAACGCCCCGCTGCCGGAATTTTACTGGTCCGCCAACACCAAAATGAACTGCCTGCGCCAATGCGTGCTTGAAACCCGCAAAAACGCCTATGCCCACCATATCCAGCGCCTGATGGTGCTAGGCAACTTCGCCCTGCTGGCGGGTGTTTCCCCGGCTGAAGTCAATGAATGGTTTTTAATTGTCTATGCCGATGCTTTTGAATGGGTGGAAATGCCCAATGTCAGCGGCATGATCCTGTTTGCCGATGGCGGTTTTCTTGCCAGCAAACCCTATGCGGCAGGTGGTGGCTATATCAGCAAGATGTCGAACTATTGCGACAACTGTTCCTATCAAGTCGGCAAAAAGAACGGCCCCAAGGCCTGCCCGTTCAATTACCTTTATTGGGATTTTCTGGCACGCAACCGCGCCAAACTGGCCGATAACCAGCGTGTTGGCATGATGTATAAAACCTATGACCGCATGGGGGATGATAAAAAACAGGCCATCACCGATGACGCAAGCCGGTTTCTTAAAAGCCTGTCATGA
- a CDS encoding deoxyguanosinetriphosphate triphosphohydrolase, with amino-acid sequence MSTDATTLMRWEDLLSAHRLVVNEGRVTLPDGPARPAADGRSPFQIDVDRVIFSSSFRRLQNKTQVHPLSDNDHVHTRLTHTIEVGSVGQSLGLMAGAHIVKQLGENSPVTVADIGYMVQAACLAHDIGNPPFGHSGEDAINEWFKTSRLAKEELTSRLSGPQLEDLRNFEGNAQGLRIVSQLEMMRFEGGLNLTFGTLGTFIKYPRATSIAQDRKGDYTGLKKPGYYQAERHIAQAIAKICGLLPHDGLDGAWRRHPLVYLVEAADDICYSVVDLEDGWELGCVTFEEVERALAPIARHPDKYEGDADQRWQTLREEDWYKQKSENDRIGFLRGKAIGNLVKAAVDAFIAYEDALLAGSLEGDLLANTPLGPDAKYCKKLAVKKIYNAQHVLPIEIAGFEVIHGLLDSFVRAAIDIEEYKNHDKRLPPQADRIDKLLSGKLKEADDLYGRLMRVMDYISGMTDRYAVTLFRKLQGITI; translated from the coding sequence ATGAGCACAGATGCAACCACCCTTATGCGCTGGGAAGATTTGCTTTCGGCCCACAGGCTTGTTGTAAATGAAGGCAGGGTGACCCTGCCCGATGGCCCGGCCCGCCCTGCTGCCGATGGCAGAAGCCCCTTTCAGATCGATGTCGACCGGGTGATTTTTTCATCCTCGTTCCGGCGTTTGCAAAATAAAACCCAGGTCCATCCGCTATCGGATAACGACCATGTCCATACCCGCCTGACCCACACCATCGAGGTTGGCTCCGTCGGGCAATCGCTGGGTTTGATGGCGGGTGCGCATATTGTCAAACAACTGGGCGAAAACAGCCCGGTTACGGTGGCCGATATTGGTTATATGGTGCAGGCAGCCTGCCTTGCGCACGATATTGGCAACCCGCCCTTTGGCCATTCCGGCGAAGATGCGATTAATGAATGGTTCAAAACATCGCGTCTGGCCAAGGAAGAACTGACATCGCGTCTTTCCGGCCCGCAGCTTGAAGATTTGCGCAATTTCGAAGGCAATGCCCAGGGTCTGCGTATTGTCAGCCAGCTTGAAATGATGCGCTTTGAAGGCGGGCTGAACCTGACCTTCGGCACACTGGGCACTTTCATTAAATATCCCCGTGCCACCAGCATCGCGCAGGACCGCAAAGGGGATTATACCGGCCTTAAAAAACCCGGCTATTATCAGGCCGAACGCCATATCGCCCAGGCAATTGCCAAAATTTGCGGCCTTTTGCCCCATGACGGGCTGGATGGTGCGTGGCGCCGCCATCCGCTGGTTTATCTGGTCGAAGCCGCCGATGACATTTGCTATTCGGTGGTGGACCTTGAAGATGGCTGGGAACTGGGCTGTGTAACGTTCGAGGAAGTTGAACGTGCCCTGGCCCCGATTGCGCGCCACCCCGATAAATATGAAGGCGATGCCGACCAGCGCTGGCAAACCTTGCGCGAAGAAGACTGGTACAAACAGAAGTCAGAAAATGACCGCATCGGCTTTTTGCGCGGCAAGGCAATTGGCAATCTGGTCAAGGCGGCGGTTGATGCCTTTATCGCCTATGAAGATGCCCTTCTGGCCGGCAGTCTTGAAGGCGACCTTCTGGCAAATACGCCTTTGGGGCCGGATGCCAAATATTGCAAAAAACTGGCTGTTAAAAAGATCTACAACGCCCAGCATGTCCTGCCGATTGAAATTGCCGGGTTCGAGGTCATTCACGGCCTGCTGGACAGTTTTGTGCGTGCTGCCATCGATATTGAAGAATATAAAAACCACGACAAACGCCTGCCCCCACAGGCCGACCGCATCGACAAGCTGCTATCAGGCAAACTGAAAGAAGCCGATGACCTTTATGGTCGCCTGATGCGGGTGATGGATTATATTTCTGGCATGACAGACCGTTACGCCGTCACCCTGTTTCGCAAACTTCAGGGCATTACGATCTAA
- a CDS encoding DUF4870 family protein → MSDARFSEDATYQAAPQAYAEERSGNTAIVCYGLMIATMFTVYATGLIALIVAYVAREDDGHWTNSHYTFVIRTFWISILYAVLTGIVTFFVWWIPLIGWAVIGLMGLYTAAWFIGRNVIGLLRALEGKPINNPQSWFFG, encoded by the coding sequence ATGAGCGACGCCCGTTTTTCAGAAGATGCGACCTATCAGGCAGCACCGCAGGCTTACGCCGAAGAACGCAGCGGCAATACGGCCATTGTCTGCTACGGGCTTATGATCGCGACAATGTTTACCGTTTATGCCACCGGGCTGATTGCCCTGATCGTCGCCTATGTTGCGCGCGAGGATGATGGGCACTGGACCAACAGCCACTACACCTTTGTCATTCGCACCTTCTGGATCAGCATTCTTTATGCGGTGCTAACAGGGATTGTGACCTTCTTTGTCTGGTGGATCCCGCTGATTGGCTGGGCTGTTATCGGCCTGATGGGGCTTTATACCGCCGCCTGGTTTATCGGCCGCAATGTCATTGGCCTTTTGCGCGCCCTTGAAGGCAAGCCGATCAACAATCCGCAAAGCTGGTTTTTCGGCTGA
- the gor gene encoding glutathione-disulfide reductase, with product MSDYDYDLFVIGAGSGGVRAARVASGYGAKVAIAEESRVGGTCVIRGCVPKKLLVYGAHFSEDFEDASAYGWTLPGEPTFSWKTLIANKDREIDRLNGIYKKLLAGSDVELFESRAVFKDAHTLQVGDQTVTAERILIAVGGHPTVPDIPGIEHAITSNEAFHLEDQPKRIAVVGGGYIAVEFAGIFAGLGSDVSLLYRGEQILRGFDRDIRNHLAEEIVKKGIDLKVETNVTAIEKQADGSLKLALTDGSDMVVDAVMFATGRAPNTSGLGLDEAGVETNRKGAVLISSGLQTNIDNIYAVGDVTDRVQLTPVAIKEGMAFADTVYGGKPWHMTYQAIPTAVFSQPPVGTVGLSEEEARAKGGEVLIFKSTFRPMRHTLSGREEKTLMKLVVDKTTDVVLGAHMVGPDAAEIIQGIGIAVRMGATKAQFDQTVAVHPSAAEEFVTMRTPVGG from the coding sequence ATGTCTGACTATGATTATGATCTGTTTGTGATTGGTGCCGGCTCTGGTGGCGTGCGCGCAGCGCGCGTGGCATCGGGCTATGGCGCCAAGGTCGCAATCGCCGAAGAAAGCCGCGTGGGTGGCACCTGTGTCATTCGGGGCTGTGTTCCGAAAAAACTGCTGGTTTACGGTGCCCATTTTTCCGAAGATTTTGAAGATGCCAGCGCCTATGGCTGGACCCTTCCCGGCGAGCCGACCTTTAGCTGGAAAACGCTTATTGCCAATAAGGACCGGGAAATCGACCGGTTAAATGGCATTTATAAAAAGCTTCTGGCCGGATCGGATGTGGAACTGTTTGAAAGCCGTGCGGTATTCAAGGATGCCCATACCCTTCAGGTCGGCGATCAAACCGTTACGGCAGAACGCATTTTGATCGCGGTGGGGGGGCACCCAACGGTGCCCGATATTCCCGGCATAGAACATGCGATTACATCAAACGAAGCCTTCCATCTTGAAGACCAGCCCAAACGAATTGCTGTTGTGGGGGGCGGTTATATCGCGGTTGAATTTGCCGGTATTTTTGCCGGTCTGGGCTCGGATGTATCGCTGCTTTATCGCGGCGAGCAGATTTTGCGCGGCTTTGATCGCGACATTCGCAACCATCTTGCCGAAGAAATCGTCAAAAAAGGCATCGACCTTAAGGTTGAAACCAATGTCACAGCGATTGAAAAACAGGCCGATGGCAGTCTGAAACTCGCCCTGACCGATGGCAGCGACATGGTGGTTGATGCCGTGATGTTTGCAACCGGGCGCGCGCCCAATACGTCGGGTCTTGGTCTTGACGAAGCCGGGGTTGAAACCAACCGCAAGGGTGCGGTTTTGATCAGCTCGGGTCTGCAAACCAATATCGACAATATCTATGCCGTTGGTGATGTGACCGACCGGGTGCAGCTTACCCCGGTTGCAATCAAGGAAGGCATGGCCTTTGCCGATACGGTTTATGGCGGTAAACCCTGGCATATGACCTATCAGGCCATTCCAACGGCGGTCTTTTCCCAGCCGCCGGTTGGCACCGTCGGGTTAAGCGAGGAAGAGGCCCGCGCCAAGGGCGGCGAAGTCCTGATTTTCAAATCAACCTTCCGCCCGATGCGCCATACCCTTTCCGGGCGCGAGGAAAAGACCCTGATGAAGCTGGTTGTCGATAAAACCACCGACGTGGTCCTGGGCGCGCACATGGTCGGCCCCGATGCCGCCGAAATCATTCAGGGTATCGGCATTGCCGTGCGCATGGGGGCTACCAAAGCCCAGTTCGACCAAACCGTTGCCGTCCATCCCTCAGCCGCCGAGGAATTTGTGACGATGCGAACACCGGTTGGTGGCTGA
- a CDS encoding Lrp/AsnC family transcriptional regulator: protein MEQPLDRTDHKILRLLQSDGRMGNAEIAKRVNVSPATCHRRIQRLFDEGYVSSVRAMIDPKKVERGALVMVGVVLDRSTPESFAEFENACRKLPFILDCHLVAGDFDYFLKIRVRDMADFNHLHGDQLIALPGVRQTRTFFVMKEVVDNAPLAF, encoded by the coding sequence ATGGAACAGCCACTGGATCGGACCGATCACAAGATTTTGCGCCTGCTTCAAAGCGATGGCCGCATGGGCAATGCCGAAATCGCCAAGCGCGTCAATGTCAGCCCCGCCACCTGCCACCGCCGCATTCAACGCCTGTTTGACGAAGGCTATGTCAGTTCCGTTCGCGCCATGATCGACCCGAAAAAGGTCGAACGCGGCGCACTTGTTATGGTCGGTGTGGTGCTGGACCGCTCAACGCCGGAAAGTTTCGCCGAATTTGAAAATGCCTGCCGCAAACTGCCCTTCATCCTCGATTGCCATTTGGTGGCAGGCGATTTCGACTATTTCCTGAAAATCCGCGTCCGCGACATGGCCGATTTCAACCACCTGCACGGCGACCAGCTCATCGCCCTGCCCGGTGTGCGCCAAACCCGTACATTCTTTGTGATGAAAGAGGTGGTGGATAATGCGCCGTTGGCGTTTTGA